In the Oscarella lobularis chromosome 9, ooOscLobu1.1, whole genome shotgun sequence genome, CGTTGATGACAACGCATCGTGCTCCCTGGCAAGGCGGAGGAATATTCTTCCCCTCGGCTAAACGACGAATCCATTTCTTGTTCTCCGATCGAACGTTGCACATCCAGATTTCGTTGCGGGGAAAGAACTTTGGACCAACCCAccatttttcttcatttcgacCGCCATACAAATGCaacacgtcgtcgatcagTGCACTTTCGTGGCCCCATCGTAGTCTCGCGTAGCCAGACCCTTCCCCCTTGGTGATATTAACTCTCACCAAGGGGAAAGGGTCTGGGGAACTTCTTTGATCTTCTTGTGTGCCGCTTCCCCCGGATTCCGGGGGGACCATATATGGAATGTTGACCATATACGGTAACtccttgacgtcaccatATGTCACCCAGGTTTTGTGACAATCCAATAAGCGATCACACCAGATTACACTGTACTGTAGAGTGACGCCATTCGTTCGCTTGCCACTGAAAGACGCAGCGGGTTAGCAATGGGTAGGGCTCGTTCGATCTGCACGCAACGATTCGCCAGCTGCCATTTTAGCCAGCATTGGAACCGCTACTTATTGGATTGTCACCCGATCTGGATGACATCATGTCACTCCTACGCGCGGCACACAAGAAGATCAAAGAAGttccccagaccctctccagTGGTGATATTAACCACCACTGGAGAGAGGTCTGGCTACGCGAGACTAGCCCCATCGAGGCTCTGGTGCGGCGGTGCCAGCCATTACGGGTCGTCTTCTCCTAGAATGACTGAAATTTGCACATACCGGTTGCGTACGTAGGCACTTTTCGTACCAGGCAGCAAATCTATATCGCAATGGCTTTACTGACAGAAACCCGTATATAGTACCATATAGTACTAGCTCCTTCTCTCTCCATTCTTTACTGACAGAAACCCGTATATAGTACCATATAGTACTAGCTCCTTCTCTCTCCATTCGTGTTACAATGGCCGAACGTCTTTCTGGAAACTTGCAGTTCTGTCCTGGTAACTAACGCTGATTTCTTTACTTTTCTCCTCTCATAATTACAAATGAATATCTTCTTTCTAAAGTTTCACTTACCAGTAATTCTTTCGAGCCGTTCCGTTACGGTAACTTCCTTTTTTGATTCCTCTTGGCCTTATTATTTGTTCGgttcaatttatttttctcgttaGACTGTCGCtgtgaaaaagaaatactaAAAGGTCGAGGGGCGACGCATGCAGAATCGGAGGAAATCTTtcttttagcgcgcgtgcaTGATGGAAGACCGCGCCAGGGAGGGCGCAGTGGCTGCCCTATACACGGCTGACGTCTTTTGTATTtttcataattttttaacCTATTTATGTGTAGTGTCAGGAGTTCATTTCAATATCACGTGAACAGGTGGATATCGATTAATTTTCCGTCGCGCATGTACGTGTCAAAATGGCGGAGCCCGTGCGAAACGAACGCGATGATCCTGAACCCCAGGCCAGAAGCGAACCGATCACGaaagcgccgtcgtcgacgggcaTCTGTGGGGCGTACAAAATagatcgacgacaaaatagatcagtTGATATATACAGGTAAAATATGGGCGTAGTTACGTCCAGTCACGTCACTTTGGATTACTCAACTTTGCACTCTGCCAAAGTGTGatattgatctattttgtcgtcgatctATTTTGTACGCCCCACAGCATCTCTACCTTTTCGGCGGCTGGAGCACTGCTCGCAGACACTTCGTTCGCAACGAAATTTGGACGATGAACGTTCGCGTTGCGCCGTCTCCAAGGagatcgattcgtcgtttgCGCCGGAGGCCGGATTCCGCCGACGTGCGACGGAGCGCgatgcgtcgtcgtcgacgagatgatCTACTCCTACGGAGGCCAAAAAGCGAGACGGAGATCACTTGGGAATCGTTTATCGGCTCGATCCGAAGGAAATGGAGTGGATCGAAGTAGCCACGCCCATGGAAGAAAATCGCCCTGCCCCGCCCCCGCGCGCTTACTGCTGCTTGTGTGCCATCGGATCGAGACTGGTCATGTTTGGAGGAAAGTGTTGCGAGTTTCCTCGCGACCGTCTCCAGTGCGGGGCAATGGAGGAAATTGGTGGACGAACGACGTTtatgaatttgaatttcacGAGCGACGCGAAAGAGGCGAgcattttcaatttatttatttttcaaattAGAGTCAGTTGCATTTGTAGGAAGGTAGTCGTATTTGGAATTGAGTGGACAATGAAAGGCCGAGACCACTTCAATTCGCTGCGATCGCACGGATTGACTGATGTCGAGGATTTCTTTTTGGAATGGATATTGATGACGATAGTCATTTGTTCCTTCTGAATTTATATACTAAGGTAAGCTGCGAGGTTGATAAATGatacgaattaattaatttgctaGAGTTGGTCGactattgattttgatgtgAAGCCGCATCCCAGATTTGGTCATACGATTTGTCAattggagaaagaggagaattCCCTTTGTCTTCTCATAGGCGGCAGTAGCATTATGGCTTCTGAGGTTGTTTACGTTTTGGATATTGACGGTTTCAAAGCGCATAAGGTACATGTCACggaattatttctttttacgttattatttaattaataattttttagattaaCGTCGGTCAAGAATTCGATAACACTATGTTTGCCACGTCTCACTGTGTGCAGAACGAATACAAGACTACGGACGTTCTCGTCTATGATGATGGTCTCAAATTTTTTCACTTTGGTTTGGATATGGCATATTGAATTTGCTACTTTATAAGCTTATGGTCGGCATTAGGTAATCACGTGACTGTGATTAAATGTGGCTTTAGAGAATAGCGTATGGTACTTTGAAACGTTGCCAAAACCTCGAAGCAATTcacgaagaaatgaaaaatcgCCTCAACGTATTTCTCATTCTCACCATCGATCCTGACgaaagtcacgtgaccaacACAGAGTCTTGGATCGGGAGCATCTGCAGGTACAGATTGACAAAGATAATAaagggttttttttctatgggATTTATAATCGTTAGGCGTTTGCATTCAATTAACGCGCGTGCCCATTTGCGTGTTCCAAAGCTTTCCAAAATGGCGCACAGCTACACCTTCTACGTGAGCGCACAAGCCCACAGGTGGCACCCTATCGGTCGCTGGTGACTTCATTAGCGACGCAGACCTAAACCTAATCGTCGCTAAATGAATCGACTCGAAGTTAATCCAGCTGAAAATCAACGAAGGCCGCCGTTCTATGATGATGGGCTCGGGATCAAATTTTCTAAGCGTAGGAGGGTATAGAAGGGTGACGATTCATTCACTATCAATTTAAACTAGAACGTTACATCTATGCCTCGAAATCAACTACTGTATAAACAAAAATTTCCGCCGATAACAAATTTCGCGGATTTGCTTTTTCTAGATTTTCGCGGGTTTTTATTTCGCGGATGGGAACTTTCTGCATGTGCTTCTATTATGtttcgaaattttcgcggGTGATTAATTTTGCAGGAATCTTCAAATTCGCGAAATCCAAGAAATTTGTTATCCTCGAATTTCCGGTACGGCCCTGCGGTACGGTACTCTCTTCTTTAGCGCGCTTCATATGCAGATTTCCCGGCTGCAGTATGGCTGAACGTTGGAGTCGAGAACAGAAAATCATCTATTGTCTGGCCGAGGCAATCGTTCGTCTGAGAGTCGACGTAAAGGCGTCTGAAATCGCTCGCAGTCTCGCAGATTGCGGCGTCGTTGCCTCCGAGCCGCTCGATTGCACCGCAGACAGGGATATCCTAGCTGCCGGTAGAATTACTCTCGGGCTGCTGCGACGGCTGTTCGCACTGTGGTCGCTACAGAACGGCGAAAGATCTCAGCACTTTCAAATCTTTCAACTTGCATTCAAAGTCGCCGGAGACGCCGAGATTCTTAACAAGTGCCTTCCTAACGTCGATTGCACTGATGAAGAGCTTGATGCCGTTGTTGTTCGTCGGAGGAACACCGGCACTGATAGTCATCTTGGAATTGGGGGGCCAGCTGGACTAAAAGGTGTTACTACTGTAGCTCTTTTCCTGTTTTTGTTTGACGTTCGTTATCTGTGCAGTGCAGTGTGACAATGCACTTCGGAAAATATTGTCTCGAtgtgacggtgacgttcATCTTCTTCAGAGCTTGATGGCATCCGTGAGAGAGAACTTTCTGTCAGTCCGTTTCAAGGGCTTGACTGTGAAGCAGGCTAGTATGAGTCCTAGAAGACAATGCACAAGAGCTACTAGTGCCGAAGAAGCGACTCTTTCTCATCCAAGTTCGTGTCTTATAATTTGGCTTAGTGCAATTCATAAGATCACTGCTTGGGTTTACTAGTGGGTCTTTGGCCAGTTTGTGGATTGCTTTCGAATGTACTTTTGCAAATGAAAGAAAACTTTGCAAGCCTGAGGAAAGGTGCGTTAGCGTTGTTTCCTCTGATGACTCCAGAGATGCAGGACAGCCTAAAGAAAGCGACTGCTGAAACTGCAGCTGTCACACAGAAAGGTATGGTGTGCAATGTAAAGTGGAAATAATATTGGCTGCTGCacacaatttaatatttatagATACTGACGACTATGAGTATTTGCTCCAGACGTTTGCTTACAAGGTTGGCAATTACTGGAAGCAGCTTGGAGTCTGCCTTGGGTTTCCAAAGGATGACCTTGATGGCATTGAAGATCACTGCAGGCAGCGTCACATGGAAACAAAAGATATGGCATGGGAAATGCTGCACAGATACTGGAAGTGGAAAGGAAAACAGCAGGCTTCTATTGCATCGCTGAGGGCCCAATTGAATAAAGTCCAACCTGCAGAGATAATTTTAGGTGAAG is a window encoding:
- the LOC136191091 gene encoding uncharacterized protein, with the translated sequence MDIDDDSHLFLLNLYTKSWSTIDFDVKPHPRFGHTICQLEKEENSLCLLIGGSSIMASEVVYVLDIDGFKAHKINVGQEFDNTMFATSHCVQNEYKTTDVLVYDDGLKFFHFGLDMAY